The region TTTAATTTATTCCGCTAAATTTCTTACCTTACGTTCATTAACTAAATCAACTTTACCATGAAAAAAATTTTCTTTATTTTTTCAATATTCATCGCTTATACTACCTGCGCGCAAAACACACGTTTATTAAGACAACCTACACTTTCTAAAACAGATATAGTTTTCTTACACGCTTCAGATTTATGGAAAGTTCCTTTAGAGGGCGGAAATGCGATTCGCTTAACTAGTGATGACGGCTATGAAACAGCTCCCCAATTCTCTCAAGACGGCAAATGGATTGCTTTTACAGCGCAATATGATGGCAATATAGATGTCTTTTTAGTCTCTGTAAATGGCGGCGAACCCAAAAGATTAACCTACCATCCATCAAGAGATGAGGTACAAAGTTGGACGCCCGATGGGAAAATTTTATTCCGTTCAGATAGAGCATCTAAACCTACACAAACTAGTAAATTTTATACGATTTCTACCCAAGGCGGAATGCCCGAAGCATTTGATATTCCGAGAGCGGCTTATGGAGAAATTTCTGAAGACAATGCATATATTGCCTACACGCCAATTACAAGTTGGGATGCCGAGTGGAGAAATTACAGAGGCGGACAAGCGATGCCCATATGGATTGTAGATTTAGAAACGAAAGAATTGATAAAAACACCACAAAAAGATGGAGAAAGACATGTAAGCCCTGTTTGGTATAAAGGTGATGTATATTACATTTCTGAAAGAGATTATACTGCCAACATTTGGTCTTACAATATAGCGACCAAAGAAGAACAACAAATTACCTTTCATAAAAAATTCGATGTTAAAAATATGGATGCCAATTCAAACGGAATTGTGTATGAGCAGGCAGGATTTCTTCATAGATTAAACCCAGAAACGAAGGAAACCAATCAAATTGTCATCAATGTAAAAGGTGATTTAAATTACTCTAGAACAAGATGGATGGATGTTAGCGGCAGAGATCTAACAAATCCGAATGTATCACCAAAAGGAAAAAGAGCCATTTTTGAACACAGAGGTGAAATCTTTACTGTACCCAAAGAAAACGGAACATGGAGAAACTTAACGAACTCTTCTGGCATTGCAGATCGTTCTCCTATTTGGTCGCCAAAAGGTGATAAAGTGGCATGGTTTTCTGATAAAAGCGGCGAATATCAAATGGTCATTGCAGATCAAGATGGCGCAAATCCAACCTCTATAAAACTACCAAACCCAACTTTTTATTTCCAGCCAGATTGGTCTCCAGATGGCAAACATCTTGCCTATACAGACACTAATTTTGTAATTTGGATTGTGAATTTAGAAACCAAAAAAATCACCAAAGTAGATGCTGATGGTTATGCACACCCCAACAGAACTATGAACCCTAAATGGTCTCCAGATAGTGATTGGATTGCCTATGCAAAACAAAATAACAACAACTTTAAATCTATTTTTGCCTATCAAATAAGTACAAAAAAGATCGTACAAATTACAGACCCAATCGCAGATGCCATTTCACCTGTTTGGGATGCGTCTGGTAAATATATTTACACATTAGCAAGCACAGATTATGGCCTACAAACGGGGTGGTTAGATATGAGTTCTTATGATCCAAGTGTCACAAGATCTCTTTATTGTGTTGTTTTAAGCGCTAAAGACCAAGCGCCTGTTTTACCTAAAACAGATGAAGAATCTGCCAAAAAAGAAGTGGTTAAAGATGATAAGAAAAATACTAAAGAAGATGAAAAATCAGCTAAGAAAACGCCAAAAGAAAGCAAAACAATTATTGATGAAAAAGGATTATTTGACCGAGCAGTGGTCTTAAAATTACCAGCAAGAAATTATGTAGCCTTATTAAAAGGACTAGAAAATAAGGTATTTATTGCGGAAGCCATTCCAAACGCTACAGGACTTACAGTTCATAATTATGATGTACTCAAAGAAAAACCAACAGTTTTCGCTACAGGTGTTTCTACCATGACTGCGTCTAACGATAGAAATTCCGTTTTACTTTTTAAAAATGGAAAATGGAGCTTAGAAAGCAGTAAAGCAGCAAAAGCGGGAAAAGAGACGCTAAAAACGAACATGAAAATAAAAGTAGATCCGAAAGCTGAAGCGCATCAAATTTTTAAAGAGGGTTGGCGTTATATGAGAGATTTTCTATATGTTGATAATGTTCATGGTGCCCCTTGGGATGACGTTTATAAATGGTATTCGCCTTGGATCAATGATGTAAAACACAGAACAGATTTAAATTATGTTGTCGATATGATGAGTGGTGAAGTTGCGATTGGTCATTCGTATGTTTCTGGCGGAGATTTACCCAACGTCGATAGAGTTCCTGTTGGTTTATTAGGTGCTGATTTAGAAAAAAACAAGGGCTTTTATCGATTTAAAAAAATATACTCTGGAGAGCGCTGGAATCCTTCTATTACAGCTCCTTTAGGTTTGCCAGGCATCAACGTGCATGAAGGTGATTATTTATTGGCAATTAACGGCGTTTCTCTAACATCCGCAATGAATCCTTATCAGCTATTAGAACAAACTGCGGGAAGAGAAATCTATATAAAAGTGAATGATATCCCTTCAGAAAAAAATGCAAAAACAGTTTTAATAAAACCAGTAGCTAGCGAAAGAGGGTTAAGATCTATTGACTGGGTTGAAGGAAATAGAAGAAAAGTTGACGCCCTTTCTAATGGAAAATTGGCGTATGTATATGTACCAAATACTAGCCAACCTGGTTTTACATCCTTCAATCGGTATTATTTTTCTCAACAAGACAAAAAAGGAGTTATTATTGATGAAAGAAATAATGGAGGTGGCTCTGCTGCTGATTATATGATCGATATTATGTCTCGAGAAGTGGTTGGTTATTTTAATAGTAAAAGTGAAAGTAGAAGACCTTGGACCACACCAATGGCAGGAATCTGGGGTCCAAAAGTGATGATTATTAATGAAAGAGCAGGTTCTGGAGGAGATTTGCTTCCATATATGTTTAAAGAGAAAAATTTAGGACCTTTAGTAGGCACAAGAACTTGGGGTGGACTAGTTGGAACCTGGGATACACCTCGTTTTATTGATGGAGGTAGAATGGTTGCGCCAAGAGGCGGATTTTATGATGTTGATGGAAATTGGGCGGTTGAAGGCGAAGGTGTTGCGCCAGATATTGAAGTGCATCAAACCCCAAAAGAAGTTTTACAAGGTAAAGATCCGCAATTAGAAAAAGCAGTTGAAGAAGCGTTAAGACTCTTAGCAGGAAACGAATTTAAATTACAACCAGAACCAAAAGCACCGATTCGTTCTAAAAGACCAAAGGGTTATAAAAAAGATCATTAAAAAAATGCTAATTCCCACTTTGGTGGGAATTATTTTTTACCCTTACCATGAAAATCATTGAAGTACATGTCGCATCAAAACAAAAGACACCAATTCGATTTCAGGAATATGGCGTTGGCATTTTTAATTCGGTTTCTACCAAATCTGCAATTAAAAAAGCCATAAAAAAAGAGCTCGTTTGTATTGACGGAGTCGTAGCTACAACATCCAAATACATTGCTGGTGGAGAAAAAATTGAATTGTATCAATCAGAACAACCAACAAGTTTTAAGAGATTAAAATTGAAGCTAGAAGTGCTGTTTGAAGATAAATATTTAGCCGCTATTTATAAACCTCCAGGCATTTTAGTGAGCGGAAATAAGTTCGTTACGATCACAAATGCATTGCCCCAAAACCTTGCAAAAAGCAACTTGCCTGATGCGGTAAACCCGCAACCTATTCACAGATTAGATTATCCTACTTCTGGAGTATTATTAATCGGAAAAACAAGTTCCGCAATTCAAGAATTGGGAAAATTATTTCAAAATAAGGAAATTCAAAAAACGTATTGTTCCATTACCATTGGAGCAATGCCAACTCGCGGAGAAATCCGTTTTCCTATCGATCAAAAGGAAGCTTTTACAACTTATAAAGTTTTACAAATTGTAAAATCAGAACGTTTTGGGTTTTTAAATTTGGTAAAATTAGCTCCCAAAACCGGAAGAAAACATCAATTAAGAAAACATTTATGCGCACTAGGAAATCCTATTTTAGGAGACCAACACTATTTTTTGGAAAATAAAATATTAAAAGGAAAGGGCTTGTATTTACATGCATATAAAATTTCATTTTTACATCCAATAACGAAAGAAAACACCGTTATTGTAAAAGAACTACCTGAAAAATTTAAACGCATTTTTACCGAAATTTCGAATTTATAATATCGTTATAAAACATCAAAATAAAGAATTTCTTGAAACGAACTATCCTCGAGAGGCAGAGCCATAGAGGTCTTCCCCTCGTTTCATTTTGACCTAAAAAAGTCAAAAAGCAAAATTCTATTATTTAGATTCCCGTTTTCACGGGAATGACAATTTCAACGGAAACCCCGACGCAGAGCATCGAGGAATTCTTTTCGATTAAAACCCTGCTTTTACATTATTCCTCTCAAAATAAATAAGTTCCTATAAAAAGTAATAAATTTGTTTTTTAATTTTTAAAATTCAAGATGAAGAAATTTTTTAAACTTTTAGGAATCCTTGTTTTATCATTAATCGTATCGGGGACTGTTTTTTATTTCGTGAAAAATGAAGCTTTACCAGAAGGTAAGAAAGGGAAAGAAGCCGATGCTTTGGCAATAAAAATGCTGAATGCCATAAACCATGAAGCCTTTGAAAATACGGAAGTCATAGAATGGAGTTTCAGAGGTACTAATTTTTACAAATGGCATAAAGAAAAAAATAGTGTAGAAGTTTCTTGGGGTGAAAATAAAGTGATTTTAAACACCAAACAACTAAATAAATCTGAAGTTTTTGTAAAAAATGAAAAAGTAGAGAATCCTGAAATTCTAAAAAAAGCTCATGATTATTTTAATAATGATTCCTTTTGGTTGGTAGCTCCTTATAAAATATTTGACGCTGGTACAGAAAGAAGCATTGTAAATCATGATGGCAAAGAGGCTTTATTAGTCACCTATACCTCCGGAGGCTCTACTCCTGGTGATTCTTATTTATGGATTTTAGATGAGAACTATATACCCACTTCTTACAAAATGTGGACCAGCATTATTCCTATTGGAGGCGTTTCTGCCACTTGGAGCGACTGGAAAAACACAGAATCTGGTATTAAATTACCCACAACACACACCCTTTCGTTATTTGGCATGCAAATACCAATGGGTACTGTTAAAGCCTACAATCCGAATGCAAATGCATTAGCCCATAAAATTTTAAAAGCAATTAATCATGAAGCCTATCAAAATACCACTTTTTTAGAGTGGAGTTTTGGCGGCAGAAGATCTTTTAAATGGGATAAAAAAAAGCATATTGCAGCTGTTTCTTGGGAATCTTTTCGGGTGAATTTACATACGAAAGATATTGATAAAAGTACCGTTTTTTTTGATGGCGAAAAGCAAGAAATTACCGATGAAAAAATTGTAAAAAGAGCTTGGGATATTTTTAACAACGATAGTTTTTGGCTAGTGGCACCGCATAAATTATTTGACAAAGATGTAATTAGAACCCTTCAAAAAGTGGATGGTAAAGATGCTTTACATGTAAAATATATGAGCGGAGGATCAACTCCTGGCGATTCTTACCTTTGGGAATTAGATTCAGCCTTTGTCCCTAAAAGCTGGAAAATGTATGTACCTAGCATGAAAATGAAGGGGGTTTCTGCTACTTGGGAAGATTGGATTACTACAGAAAGTGGTACATTATTGCCAACAAATCATACTTTTGAAAGCGGAGGAACATTAAGTATGGGTGAAGTTAAAGGATATAATTAATGAATTCAAAAATAATTGCAAACGGAATTTTAAGAGCAATTGCCATTATTATTGGGGTGCTCTTACTCTTATTTTTTTTATATAAAGTTCAATCTGTAATTGTATATATCATCATTGCCGCTATTTTATCTTTAATTGGGCGTCCATTCATTCTCTTTTTAAGAAATAAATTAAAATTCCCAAATAGCCTAGCAGTAGTAACTACGATGCTCTTCATGTTAAGCTTGTTAACCGGTTTGGTTGTTTTATTTATTCCGTTGGTTGTAGAACAAGGACGAAATTTATCACTTTTAGAAGTCGATGTACTACAAGCAAACATTCAAGAAATTTTTAAGCAGGCAATCCATTATTTTTCATCCAAAGGAATCGATGTTTTAAAAGAGGTGGAAAACATCAATTTTGCTTCTCCTTTTGAAACTATACCAAATTTATTCAACTCGATAATAGCTGCATTAGGCTACTTAAGTATCGGAGTATTTTCAGTGCTATTTATTTCTTTTTTTATGATGAAAGACAGCGGAATCTTAAAACAAGCGGTGTTAACTTTAATTCCTGATAACACGGAAAGTCGTTTTTCTCATTCTTTAGAAATCATTAATACGTTGCTGTCTCAATACTTTTTAGGTTTAATTTTACAAATCTCTATTTTGTTTGTGTTATACACTATAATTTTATTGAGTTTTGATATTTCTAATGCAGTGGTCATTGCATTTTTATGTGCATTGCTAAATTTAATACCTTATGTAGGTCCGATTATTGGCGCTATACTCGTGTTTTGTTTATCGATGATTAGTAATATTGGCTTAAACTTTCAGTCAGAAATTTTACCAACTTCTCTATGGATTTTGTTCTTTTATAGTTTGGCACAAATCGTTGATAATTTTATAAGTCAACCAATTATTTTTTCGAAAACCACAAAATCTCAGCCGTTAGAAATATTTTTAATCATTATTATTGGTGGCTTGCTTTTTGGTGTAATCGGAATGATGACTGCTGTACCGATATACACGGCTTTAAAAGTAATTTTAAAAGAATTTTTAGCCGATAATAAAATCGTAAAATCTTTAACTAAAAACATATAACTCCTTTTGAATTTTGATATTTTAAATGATGATGTACAACAATTCATTGCCGATAATTTAAAAATAGACATTACCAAACTAATTTTAAAAGGAAGTCCTTTTCCTACAATTTCTGTGCAAGAATTAGCCAATCAAATAGTAGCAAAACAAAAATCTGAAAAGAAACTATCTACTTGGTTTTCTGCCAAAAAGATGTATTATCCTCCAAAAATTAGTATCGAACAAACTTCCTCAGAAATAACAGCAAACTACAAATCAAAAATCATTTCAGGGGATACAATTATTGATATCACCGGTGGGTTTGGTGTAGATTGTTACTACTTTTCTAAAAAGTTTAAAAAAGTAGTTCACTGTGAAATAAATGAAGATTTATCAAACATTGTACACTATAACTACCAACAATTAAAAACCAACAATATTGAAGTTTTTTCAGGAAATGGCTTCGATTTTTTAAAAGAATCTAGCCAAGCTTTTGATTGTATTTATATAGATCCTTCACGACGACATGATGTAAAAGGAAAAGTTTTTTTATTAAAAGATTGCCAACCTTATATTCCACCAAAACTTAATTTTTTCTTTTCCAAAGCAACACACATCCTAATAAAAGTTTCGCCAATTTTAGACATCAGCAATACTATAAAAGACCTAAAAAATGTAAAAGAGGTACATATCGTGGCAATACATAATGATGTTAAAGAACTCCTCTTTTTATTAGAAAAAGACTATAATAGTGCGATTAAAATAAAAACAGTTAATTACAAAAAAGAAACGTTAGAAACTTTTGATTTCGATTATTTAGAGGAAGTAACCTCAGCATACTCAAAACCACTCACCTATTTATATGAACCCAATAGCGCAATCTTAAAGTCAGGAGGATTTCATCAAATTTCAAAAAAATTAAATATTTATAAATTACAAGAACATGCGCATTTATATACTTCAGATAAACTAATTCAATTTCCAGGTAGAACCTTTGAGATTAAAAATACGATTCCCTACGATAAGAAAAAACTTCTAAAACTTTTACCAGAAAAAAAAGCAAATATTACGACAAGAAATTTCCCTAAAACAGTTGCTCAATTTAGAAAAGAAACTAAAATAAAAGATGGTGGAGAATTATATATTTTTTTAACGACCGATCAAAACAAGAAGCCGCTTATCATTCTTTGTAACAAGCATAAATAAAGATTAAAACCTTTTGATATTGTAGGTTCAATTCTGTGAAAGCAAAATATGTGAAAACCTTTCTAGATATTTATGTATTTTATTTATCGCCGATGAAGATCCTAAATTTTAGCACTAGATTTATCTCAAGACTTTTTTTATCCCATTAGTTTTTGCTTAGCTTTGTAAAGAAAAATAACTTTTAGAGTGTATGCAAACAGCTAGTTATCAAGGTGTAAAAGTATCCTTAAAAAATCATGCTAAAATTGATGATTATCTGGTCATAGAAGCACCTCTTCAAATAAATATTAACGACGAACCTTATACGGTTGTGATGAGAACCCCTAATGATGATTTTGAATTAATTAGAGGTTTGTTATATGCAGAGGACATTTATAAAAAAAACGAAAATCTAGCATATACTATAGCAAAAGAATCATTTACAATACCAAGCATTATAAATGTAGTTATTAAAAAAGAAGATTTAAGAAAAGGGTACTTAAACAAACGAACGCTACTATCGGTATCTTCTTGTGGTATTTGTGGTAAAACAAAATTACAAGATTTAAAAGTTTATGGAAAAAAGCTACAAAACCACAACAGTATTTCTTCAAAAAACCTGCATCAGATGTACACCGTAATGAGTCGTTTTCAAGAAACTTTTAAAAAAACTGGAGGAAGCCATGCCGCAGCTATTTTTAATAAGGCCGAGGAGTTATTAACGCTTAAAGAAGATTTAGGCAGACATAATGCTGTAGATAAAACGGTGGGAGATT is a window of Polaribacter litorisediminis DNA encoding:
- a CDS encoding S41 family peptidase; this translates as MKKIFFIFSIFIAYTTCAQNTRLLRQPTLSKTDIVFLHASDLWKVPLEGGNAIRLTSDDGYETAPQFSQDGKWIAFTAQYDGNIDVFLVSVNGGEPKRLTYHPSRDEVQSWTPDGKILFRSDRASKPTQTSKFYTISTQGGMPEAFDIPRAAYGEISEDNAYIAYTPITSWDAEWRNYRGGQAMPIWIVDLETKELIKTPQKDGERHVSPVWYKGDVYYISERDYTANIWSYNIATKEEQQITFHKKFDVKNMDANSNGIVYEQAGFLHRLNPETKETNQIVINVKGDLNYSRTRWMDVSGRDLTNPNVSPKGKRAIFEHRGEIFTVPKENGTWRNLTNSSGIADRSPIWSPKGDKVAWFSDKSGEYQMVIADQDGANPTSIKLPNPTFYFQPDWSPDGKHLAYTDTNFVIWIVNLETKKITKVDADGYAHPNRTMNPKWSPDSDWIAYAKQNNNNFKSIFAYQISTKKIVQITDPIADAISPVWDASGKYIYTLASTDYGLQTGWLDMSSYDPSVTRSLYCVVLSAKDQAPVLPKTDEESAKKEVVKDDKKNTKEDEKSAKKTPKESKTIIDEKGLFDRAVVLKLPARNYVALLKGLENKVFIAEAIPNATGLTVHNYDVLKEKPTVFATGVSTMTASNDRNSVLLFKNGKWSLESSKAAKAGKETLKTNMKIKVDPKAEAHQIFKEGWRYMRDFLYVDNVHGAPWDDVYKWYSPWINDVKHRTDLNYVVDMMSGEVAIGHSYVSGGDLPNVDRVPVGLLGADLEKNKGFYRFKKIYSGERWNPSITAPLGLPGINVHEGDYLLAINGVSLTSAMNPYQLLEQTAGREIYIKVNDIPSEKNAKTVLIKPVASERGLRSIDWVEGNRRKVDALSNGKLAYVYVPNTSQPGFTSFNRYYFSQQDKKGVIIDERNNGGGSAADYMIDIMSREVVGYFNSKSESRRPWTTPMAGIWGPKVMIINERAGSGGDLLPYMFKEKNLGPLVGTRTWGGLVGTWDTPRFIDGGRMVAPRGGFYDVDGNWAVEGEGVAPDIEVHQTPKEVLQGKDPQLEKAVEEALRLLAGNEFKLQPEPKAPIRSKRPKGYKKDH
- a CDS encoding RluA family pseudouridine synthase, translating into MKIIEVHVASKQKTPIRFQEYGVGIFNSVSTKSAIKKAIKKELVCIDGVVATTSKYIAGGEKIELYQSEQPTSFKRLKLKLEVLFEDKYLAAIYKPPGILVSGNKFVTITNALPQNLAKSNLPDAVNPQPIHRLDYPTSGVLLIGKTSSAIQELGKLFQNKEIQKTYCSITIGAMPTRGEIRFPIDQKEAFTTYKVLQIVKSERFGFLNLVKLAPKTGRKHQLRKHLCALGNPILGDQHYFLENKILKGKGLYLHAYKISFLHPITKENTVIVKELPEKFKRIFTEISNL
- a CDS encoding AI-2E family transporter translates to MNSKIIANGILRAIAIIIGVLLLLFFLYKVQSVIVYIIIAAILSLIGRPFILFLRNKLKFPNSLAVVTTMLFMLSLLTGLVVLFIPLVVEQGRNLSLLEVDVLQANIQEIFKQAIHYFSSKGIDVLKEVENINFASPFETIPNLFNSIIAALGYLSIGVFSVLFISFFMMKDSGILKQAVLTLIPDNTESRFSHSLEIINTLLSQYFLGLILQISILFVLYTIILLSFDISNAVVIAFLCALLNLIPYVGPIIGAILVFCLSMISNIGLNFQSEILPTSLWILFFYSLAQIVDNFISQPIIFSKTTKSQPLEIFLIIIIGGLLFGVIGMMTAVPIYTALKVILKEFLADNKIVKSLTKNI
- a CDS encoding class I SAM-dependent methyltransferase; translated protein: MNFDILNDDVQQFIADNLKIDITKLILKGSPFPTISVQELANQIVAKQKSEKKLSTWFSAKKMYYPPKISIEQTSSEITANYKSKIISGDTIIDITGGFGVDCYYFSKKFKKVVHCEINEDLSNIVHYNYQQLKTNNIEVFSGNGFDFLKESSQAFDCIYIDPSRRHDVKGKVFLLKDCQPYIPPKLNFFFSKATHILIKVSPILDISNTIKDLKNVKEVHIVAIHNDVKELLFLLEKDYNSAIKIKTVNYKKETLETFDFDYLEEVTSAYSKPLTYLYEPNSAILKSGGFHQISKKLNIYKLQEHAHLYTSDKLIQFPGRTFEIKNTIPYDKKKLLKLLPEKKANITTRNFPKTVAQFRKETKIKDGGELYIFLTTDQNKKPLIILCNKHK
- the fdhD gene encoding formate dehydrogenase accessory sulfurtransferase FdhD; this translates as MQTASYQGVKVSLKNHAKIDDYLVIEAPLQININDEPYTVVMRTPNDDFELIRGLLYAEDIYKKNENLAYTIAKESFTIPSIINVVIKKEDLRKGYLNKRTLLSVSSCGICGKTKLQDLKVYGKKLQNHNSISSKNLHQMYTVMSRFQETFKKTGGSHAAAIFNKAEELLTLKEDLGRHNAVDKTVGDLLQKNELKNAHYLLVSGRVSYEIVTKAFIAKIRVIVAISACSSLAVDFAKEFGICLIGFTRNQKMTIYANPNVINIAEND